In Methanomicrobiales archaeon, the following are encoded in one genomic region:
- the mtrD gene encoding tetrahydromethanopterin S-methyltransferase subunit D, translating to MVVLETLGIMVILIALIGIIIGGVLIGFGVHFVPVGGAPAAMGQAPGIATGVAMLAAGAGLAGLFGGAWAAELGLLVALAAGAVGGGLMMAITQLMVNIIYIFGMGIPVASGKVAKDPITGDTQTEFKSQGTEGHGLPFVSYAGGVIGGMLGGLGGTLIYVMLLDVYLDALPLIYSTNKEAIYLVAVSLAGIFAVGMFLVNAVLAAYNITGTIEGPHDPKFKRFPRDIVASAIATAVTGIFALGLVLV from the coding sequence ATGGTCGTCCTTGAGACTCTCGGAATCATGGTCATACTCATCGCACTCATCGGCATCATCATCGGCGGTGTGCTCATCGGATTCGGCGTGCACTTCGTGCCGGTAGGGGGTGCGCCGGCAGCCATGGGCCAGGCGCCGGGCATTGCGACCGGCGTCGCGATGCTTGCGGCGGGTGCAGGGCTCGCCGGGCTCTTCGGTGGTGCCTGGGCAGCGGAACTGGGGCTGCTGGTCGCCCTCGCCGCGGGGGCCGTCGGCGGCGGGCTCATGATGGCGATCACCCAGCTCATGGTGAACATCATATACATCTTCGGCATGGGTATTCCTGTGGCGTCCGGCAAGGTGGCAAAGGATCCCATCACCGGTGACACGCAGACGGAGTTCAAGTCCCAGGGTACCGAAGGTCACGGTCTCCCGTTCGTCTCCTACGCGGGGGGCGTGATCGGCGGCATGCTGGGCGGTCTGGGCGGAACGCTCATCTACGTCATGCTTCTCGACGTCTACCTGGACGCGCTTCCGCTCATCTACAGCACGAACAAAGAGGCAATCTATCTCGTGGCGGTATCGCTCGCCGGTATCTTCGCCGTCGGGATGTTCCTCGTGAATGCGGTGCTTGCCGCCTACAACATCACGGGCACCATCGAGGGTCCGCACGACCCCAAGTTCAAGCGGTTCCCCCGTGACATCGTGGCATCTGCGATTGCGACGGCAGTCACCGGTATCTTCGCCCTCGGGCTCGTGCTGGTGTGA
- the mtrC gene encoding tetrahydromethanopterin S-methyltransferase subunit C, whose product MTVKVEVKEGGMPHNQILATGLIGSLVGIYITYLNNILGTDLLAFFGGIAATLALYWGSHTIKRLASYGIGTGVPSAGMIAFGSGVIGFLFATRFAIGGGILVPIIAVIAAAVIGAVAGVMANTILKMHIPVMVSALIEMSIVGALTLMGLSALVTGSFTFDALVTSRISFFGMELTTYESSLIGGSIIAVLFLLGGIAIQHPFNACLGPSWEQDRMLMLALECGFLSMIPAAVISFAFISMAAATISFVVAIVGWFYTYYRYIELARRDAAFWLDAKPIKEPEAGH is encoded by the coding sequence ATGACAGTAAAGGTTGAGGTAAAAGAGGGCGGGATGCCCCACAACCAGATCCTGGCCACCGGGCTGATCGGATCGCTGGTGGGCATCTACATCACGTACCTGAACAACATCCTGGGTACCGATCTGCTGGCGTTCTTCGGCGGGATCGCGGCAACTCTGGCACTCTACTGGGGCAGTCACACCATCAAGCGCCTGGCCAGCTACGGTATCGGAACGGGCGTTCCGTCCGCGGGCATGATCGCGTTCGGGTCCGGTGTCATCGGGTTCCTGTTTGCCACCCGGTTCGCTATCGGCGGCGGCATTCTGGTCCCCATCATCGCCGTCATCGCGGCTGCCGTCATCGGAGCGGTTGCCGGCGTCATGGCCAACACCATCCTGAAGATGCACATCCCCGTGATGGTCTCGGCGCTCATCGAGATGTCCATCGTGGGCGCGCTGACCCTGATGGGGCTGTCGGCGCTGGTCACCGGAAGCTTCACGTTCGACGCTCTCGTCACGTCCCGGATCTCATTCTTCGGCATGGAGCTCACCACCTACGAGTCGTCCCTGATCGGAGGCAGCATCATCGCCGTGCTCTTCCTCCTGGGTGGCATCGCGATCCAGCACCCGTTCAACGCCTGTCTCGGCCCCAGCTGGGAGCAGGACCGGATGCTGATGCTCGCTCTCGAGTGCGGGTTCCTGTCCATGATCCCGGCGGCGGTCATCTCCTTCGCATTCATCAGCATGGCGGCAGCGACGATCTCGTTCGTGGTGGCCATTGTCGGCTGGTTCTACACATACTACCGCTACATCGAACTCGCCCGGAGGGATGCGGCATTCTGGCTTGACGCCAAACCGATCAAGGAACCGGAGGCTGGTCACTGA
- the mtrB gene encoding tetrahydromethanopterin S-methyltransferase subunit B, whose product MAFVHVLPEYGLVVDPLVGIVTTAAESLQPIIDRVAELEKISDDLLGMLSGEGNFLASFPGRERSLAIAGSVTAFWYGLAIGLLIAGIIALQLL is encoded by the coding sequence ATGGCATTCGTACATGTTCTGCCCGAATACGGGCTCGTCGTGGATCCGCTCGTTGGCATCGTCACGACCGCCGCAGAGTCGCTCCAGCCGATCATCGACCGCGTCGCGGAGCTGGAGAAGATCTCGGACGACCTGCTGGGGATGCTCTCCGGCGAGGGGAACTTCCTGGCGTCGTTCCCGGGGCGGGAGAGATCCCTGGCCATTGCGGGGAGCGTCACGGCGTTCTGGTACGGGCTTGCGATTGGACTTCTCATTGCGGGGATCATCGCCCTGCAGCTGCTGTGA
- the mtrA gene encoding tetrahydromethanopterin S-methyltransferase subunit A has product MAEKKSAASGWPISKGDFHSGDPNSPIAIVTMGSHLDEQGLCDAGAAICGSCKTENLGIEKVIANIISNPNIRFLITCGTEVKGHLSGQTMKALHKGGVKDGRVVGAEGAIPFIENLKDEHIKRWQEQVEVVDIMETEDIGTIKAKINELKARDPGAFAADPMVVEVKEAGGAAEEVTGEVKPLSGELALIHARIKTIEKMVVDIGYRDKFAAGVYAGKIEGIMIGLIVIFALLGFLLMG; this is encoded by the coding sequence ATGGCAGAGAAGAAATCGGCGGCCAGCGGATGGCCGATCTCCAAGGGTGACTTCCACAGCGGGGACCCCAACAGTCCCATCGCCATCGTCACCATGGGCTCCCACCTCGACGAACAGGGTCTCTGCGACGCCGGGGCGGCGATCTGCGGCTCCTGCAAGACGGAGAATCTGGGTATCGAGAAGGTGATTGCCAACATCATCAGCAACCCGAACATCCGGTTCCTGATCACCTGCGGGACCGAGGTCAAGGGGCACCTCTCGGGGCAGACGATGAAGGCCCTGCACAAGGGCGGGGTCAAGGACGGGCGCGTGGTCGGCGCGGAAGGGGCGATTCCGTTCATCGAGAACCTGAAGGATGAGCACATCAAGCGCTGGCAGGAGCAGGTCGAGGTCGTGGATATCATGGAGACCGAGGATATCGGCACGATCAAGGCCAAGATCAACGAGCTCAAGGCCCGGGATCCGGGAGCGTTCGCCGCCGACCCGATGGTCGTCGAGGTCAAGGAAGCCGGCGGCGCGGCCGAGGAGGTCACCGGCGAGGTGAAGCCGCTCTCGGGCGAGCTCGCGCTCATCCACGCCCGCATCAAGACCATCGAGAAGATGGTGGTCGACATCGGATACCGCGACAAGTTCGCTGCCGGTGTGTATGCAGGGAAGATCGAGGGAATCATGATCGGGCTGATCGTGATCTTCGCCCTGCTGGGATTCCTGTTGATGGGGTGA
- a CDS encoding tetrahydromethanopterin S-methyltransferase subunit F, with protein MAEETKAPSAIRMAAIDAMVENMRYKAQILARTNKLESGVISSGVMGFAIGLAFALILVVVPVLVL; from the coding sequence ATGGCAGAAGAGACAAAAGCACCTAGCGCCATCAGGATGGCAGCAATCGATGCAATGGTCGAGAATATGCGCTACAAGGCGCAGATCCTCGCCCGGACCAACAAGCTGGAGTCCGGTGTGATCAGCTCGGGAGTCATGGGATTCGCCATCGGGCTGGCCTTCGCGCTGATCCTGGTTGTGGTGCCGGTACTGGTACTGTGA
- the mtrA gene encoding tetrahydromethanopterin S-methyltransferase subunit A produces MAEKKSAASGWPISKGDFHSGDPNSPIAIVTMGSHLDEQGLCDAGAAICGSCKTENLGIEKVIANIISNPNIRFLITCGTEVKGHLSGQTMKALHKGGVKDGRVVGAEGAIPFIENLKDEHIKRWQEQVEVVDIMETEDIGTIKAKINELKARDPGAFAADPMVVEVKEAGGAAMEVGVAGVSPQFLEIEERLNKIEKQIEFVDAEIAQRVGRKIGRDIGILYGIVAGLTVFFILLILLPRLSTLV; encoded by the coding sequence ATGGCAGAGAAGAAATCGGCGGCCAGCGGATGGCCGATCTCCAAGGGTGACTTCCACAGCGGGGACCCCAACAGTCCCATCGCCATCGTCACCATGGGCTCCCACCTCGACGAACAGGGTCTCTGCGACGCCGGGGCGGCGATCTGCGGCTCCTGCAAGACGGAGAATCTGGGTATCGAGAAGGTGATTGCCAACATCATCAGCAACCCGAACATCCGGTTCCTGATCACCTGCGGGACCGAGGTCAAGGGGCACCTCTCGGGGCAGACGATGAAGGCCCTGCACAAGGGCGGGGTCAAGGACGGGCGCGTGGTCGGCGCGGAAGGGGCGATTCCGTTCATCGAGAACCTGAAGGATGAGCACATCAAGCGCTGGCAGGAGCAGGTCGAGGTCGTGGATATCATGGAGACCGAGGATATCGGCACGATCAAGGCCAAGATCAACGAGCTCAAGGCCCGGGATCCGGGAGCGTTCGCCGCCGACCCGATGGTCGTCGAGGTCAAGGAAGCCGGCGGCGCGGCCATGGAGGTCGGCGTCGCGGGCGTGAGCCCCCAGTTCCTCGAGATCGAGGAGCGGCTCAACAAGATCGAGAAGCAGATCGAGTTTGTGGATGCGGAGATCGCCCAGAGAGTGGGCAGAAAGATAGGTAGGGATATCGGGATACTGTACGGGATCGTGGCAGGATTGACGGTCTTCTTCATCCTGCTGATCCTGTTGCCGAGACTGAGCACGTTAGTATGA
- the mtrH gene encoding tetrahydromethanopterin S-methyltransferase subunit H, producing the protein MFRFEKEQQIWDFNGTKIGGQPGQYPTVLAASIFYNKHEIVLDDKTGKIDKPKAEALWSRCQELSDTVGIPHFLQILAEHAEAMERYIDWFCSIDSKTAFLMDSSVPAVLANACKYVTEVGVADRAIYNSINGSILPENVEALKNSDVNSAIVLAFNPADPSVAGRQKVLAEGGVAGQAKGMLQIAEECGITRPILDTAATPLGLGSGSAYREILACKGIFGYPTGGAYHNMTVAWTWLRRWKGTAKTPSLLAKGYEGKPALLEQMSHHYLGGMEGIKQAAWSAPDIGCNMVASTLGADLIMYGPIENVEPMITCQAYMDIVILEAARDLGIDLAPDTHHPIQFLI; encoded by the coding sequence ATGTTCAGATTTGAAAAAGAACAACAGATCTGGGACTTCAACGGAACCAAGATCGGCGGCCAGCCGGGTCAGTACCCGACTGTGCTCGCCGCTTCAATCTTCTACAACAAGCACGAGATCGTGCTGGACGACAAGACGGGGAAGATCGACAAACCGAAAGCCGAGGCGCTCTGGAGCCGCTGCCAGGAGCTGTCCGATACCGTGGGCATCCCCCATTTCCTCCAGATCCTGGCCGAGCACGCGGAGGCGATGGAGAGGTACATCGACTGGTTCTGCAGCATCGACAGCAAGACGGCATTCCTGATGGACTCGTCCGTCCCGGCGGTGCTGGCGAACGCCTGCAAGTACGTGACCGAGGTCGGGGTGGCGGACCGTGCGATCTACAACTCCATCAACGGGTCCATCCTTCCCGAGAACGTTGAAGCGCTGAAGAACAGCGATGTCAACTCCGCGATCGTGCTCGCCTTCAACCCCGCCGACCCCTCCGTCGCCGGGAGGCAGAAGGTGCTCGCCGAGGGCGGTGTCGCCGGCCAGGCAAAGGGCATGCTGCAGATCGCGGAGGAGTGCGGGATCACCCGCCCGATCCTGGACACGGCGGCAACGCCGCTCGGGCTCGGATCCGGCAGCGCCTACCGCGAGATCCTGGCGTGCAAGGGGATCTTCGGGTATCCCACCGGAGGCGCCTACCACAACATGACGGTGGCATGGACGTGGCTGCGCCGCTGGAAAGGAACGGCGAAGACCCCGTCGCTGCTGGCGAAGGGATACGAGGGCAAACCTGCCCTGCTGGAGCAGATGAGTCACCACTACCTCGGTGGCATGGAGGGCATCAAGCAGGCGGCATGGTCCGCTCCGGATATCGGATGCAACATGGTCGCGAGCACCCTGGGTGCGGACCTGATCATGTACGGTCCGATCGAGAACGTCGAGCCCATGATCACCTGCCAGGCCTACATGGACATCGTGATCCTGGAGGCGGCGCGGGACCTCGGGATCGATCTGGCTCCCGACACCCACCACCCGATCCAGTTCCTCATCTAA
- a CDS encoding MBL fold metallo-hydrolase, translating to MDPMRLTVLSDNCTLNDRQLIAEPGLSICIEDGRTRILFDLGYSDAFMKNAVALGIDLLDIDYIALSHGHRDHTWGLIPLIRLYTEMDATGTPHKKPDLVAHPRAFFPKIVNRILQAGPCLSRDELERYFRLQLSTGPLWLTENVVFLGEIERKYPYGTEKRKKREILTPDGVQPDHLEDDSALACRTARGLVIVTGCSHSGIINIIEQARRVCGEERIADVVGGFHLLQPSEEALKTTLDYLRRVQPSSLHACHCTDLPSRIALSRVAPLRESGVGLTLKYP from the coding sequence ATGGATCCTATGAGGCTCACGGTTCTTTCCGACAACTGCACCTTGAACGACCGGCAGCTCATCGCCGAGCCCGGTCTATCGATATGTATAGAAGACGGCAGGACCCGGATCCTGTTCGATCTCGGGTATTCGGACGCCTTCATGAAAAACGCCGTGGCGCTTGGCATCGATCTTCTCGACATCGATTATATTGCACTCTCTCACGGCCATCGGGATCACACATGGGGTTTGATACCGCTCATCCGCCTCTACACGGAGATGGATGCCACAGGAACGCCGCACAAAAAACCGGATCTCGTCGCCCACCCGAGAGCCTTCTTCCCCAAGATCGTGAACAGGATCCTGCAGGCCGGGCCATGCCTCTCGAGAGACGAGCTGGAGCGATACTTCCGTCTCCAGCTGAGCACCGGACCCCTCTGGCTCACGGAGAACGTCGTCTTCCTCGGGGAAATAGAGCGAAAATACCCATATGGTACCGAGAAGAGGAAGAAGCGCGAGATCCTGACGCCTGACGGTGTCCAGCCGGACCACCTGGAGGACGACAGCGCACTGGCATGCCGCACGGCCCGGGGACTCGTGATTGTCACCGGCTGCTCCCACTCCGGTATCATCAATATCATCGAGCAGGCGCGGCGCGTCTGCGGGGAAGAGAGGATCGCGGATGTCGTGGGAGGGTTCCACCTTCTTCAGCCCTCCGAAGAGGCGCTGAAAACAACACTCGACTATCTTCGCCGTGTTCAGCCCTCATCGCTCCATGCCTGCCACTGCACGGACCTCCCGTCCAGGATTGCACTGTCCCGGGTGGCTCCCCTGCGAGAGAGCGGCGTCGGTCTTACGCTGAAATACCCGTGA
- a CDS encoding DUF5320 domain-containing protein, translating to MPGFDRTGPLGRGPRTGRGMGYCRPGLVDVETAYPRGAYVRPLYGLGRGGLPRGCGRGFGGGRRRFW from the coding sequence ATGCCTGGATTCGACAGAACCGGCCCTCTGGGCAGGGGACCACGCACCGGTCGGGGAATGGGGTACTGCCGCCCCGGTCTCGTGGACGTTGAGACAGCGTATCCACGGGGTGCATACGTACGTCCTCTGTATGGACTCGGTCGAGGCGGACTTCCCCGGGGCTGCGGACGGGGCTTTGGCGGCGGCAGGCGAAGGTTCTGGTGA
- a CDS encoding NifB/NifX family molybdenum-iron cluster-binding protein, whose product MIIGIAKDGDRVSQHFGRCEGYRLYRIEDGKILEQKDILNPGHEPGVLPRLLADHGVNVVIAGGMGPKAADLFCQQGMEVFTGVSGSLDDVAHQFILGELREGRNICHH is encoded by the coding sequence ATGATCATCGGAATCGCAAAAGACGGAGACCGGGTCTCACAGCACTTTGGCCGCTGTGAGGGATACAGACTCTACCGCATCGAAGACGGCAAGATACTGGAACAGAAGGATATCCTCAACCCCGGCCACGAGCCGGGAGTCCTCCCGAGGCTTCTCGCCGACCACGGCGTGAATGTGGTGATTGCCGGAGGCATGGGGCCGAAGGCAGCGGACCTCTTCTGCCAGCAGGGCATGGAGGTCTTTACCGGAGTCTCCGGTTCTCTCGACGATGTCGCGCACCAGTTCATCCTCGGGGAATTGAGAGAGGGAAGGAACATCTGCCATCACTGA
- a CDS encoding radical SAM protein, whose translation MKYMHLFGPVPSRRLGVSLGIDLVPHKTCTYDCIYCECGSTTDLTLERKEYVPTAEVLAEIDDFLSRSPVLDSITFAGSGEPTLHRDIGRIVGHVKARYPHYTVAILTNGCLFSEASVRKEVLGADRILPTLNAVSREVFAKIHRPHPGVDPHRIISGLSLLRQEFSGEIWLEVFIVPGVNTTDTELARLKEAIERIQADRVQLNTLDRPCAVAWVRAATRAERERVAAFFDSPKVEIIASARSRREVRSYSGTTQDAIVSTIERRPCTIADLSAMLGLHPSEVHKYLGALLKEGILEERCGDRGSFFKKKEN comes from the coding sequence ATGAAGTACATGCATCTCTTCGGACCCGTCCCCTCGAGGAGACTGGGGGTTTCTCTCGGCATCGATCTGGTCCCGCACAAAACCTGTACCTATGACTGCATCTACTGCGAGTGCGGCAGCACCACAGACCTCACCCTGGAGCGGAAGGAGTACGTGCCGACGGCAGAGGTGCTGGCGGAGATCGACGACTTCCTCTCCCGATCTCCGGTCCTCGACAGCATCACCTTCGCCGGCTCAGGAGAACCCACGCTCCATCGTGATATCGGCCGGATTGTCGGTCACGTCAAAGCACGCTATCCTCACTATACCGTGGCCATCCTGACCAACGGCTGTCTCTTCTCCGAAGCTTCGGTCCGAAAGGAAGTGCTGGGCGCCGATCGAATCCTGCCCACGCTGAACGCCGTATCGCGCGAAGTCTTCGCGAAGATCCACCGTCCGCATCCGGGCGTCGATCCGCACCGTATCATCTCCGGGTTATCTCTCCTGCGCCAGGAGTTCTCCGGGGAGATCTGGCTTGAGGTCTTCATCGTCCCGGGGGTGAATACCACGGATACGGAACTGGCGCGTCTGAAGGAGGCTATCGAGAGGATACAGGCGGATCGGGTGCAGCTGAACACGCTGGACAGACCCTGCGCGGTGGCCTGGGTGAGAGCAGCGACCCGGGCAGAACGGGAACGGGTAGCCGCCTTCTTCGACAGTCCAAAGGTTGAGATCATCGCGTCAGCCCGTAGCCGTAGAGAGGTGCGGAGTTACTCGGGTACGACGCAGGATGCGATTGTATCGACCATCGAGAGGAGGCCCTGCACCATCGCGGATCTATCGGCGATGCTGGGACTCCACCCGAGCGAGGTGCACAAGTACCTCGGGGCGCTCCTCAAAGAGGGCATACTGGAGGAACGCTGTGGAGACAGGGGGTCGTTCTTTAAGAAAAAGGAGAATTAG
- a CDS encoding NifB/NifX family molybdenum-iron cluster-binding protein: MDAPVEERFGRSPYLILIDTDTGTETSIQNPGADAAGGVGPRTVQLLVNHGVKAVVTGQVGGNAASALQAAGIDAYQYRAGGTVRDALALYRAGKLTRLL; the protein is encoded by the coding sequence ATGGATGCTCCCGTAGAGGAACGGTTCGGAAGATCGCCCTACCTTATCCTGATCGATACGGATACGGGAACGGAGACCTCCATCCAGAACCCGGGCGCCGATGCGGCGGGAGGCGTGGGTCCCAGAACAGTCCAGCTGCTGGTCAACCACGGTGTGAAGGCGGTCGTCACCGGTCAGGTGGGAGGGAATGCGGCAAGCGCCCTGCAGGCAGCCGGCATCGATGCCTACCAGTACCGCGCCGGCGGCACGGTCAGAGACGCCCTCGCCCTCTATCGTGCGGGAAAGCTAACAAGGCTCCTGTGA
- a CDS encoding ATP-binding protein gives MNVAKIAVASGKGGTGKSTVAANLGYSLAQERDVVLVDCDVEEPNLHLFFQDGRSESPVTTPVPVIDTSACTFCGRCAEQCRYGALLVLENDIRFFRELCHSCGGCSLVCPTGAVREEMEAVGRVWESRPFPHLRLISGVLDVGEIHSTRVIQAAKQAAEPAGLIIYDAPPGTACPVVETMEDSDFCLLVTESTPFGLHDLELAAAVAKKLCVPAGVVINRSDGDDAETMAVCSRHDLPVLLRIPFDRKIAAWQNRGELFAVHMPQWQGRFTDLYTRIQDIAGGSR, from the coding sequence ATGAATGTGGCGAAGATCGCCGTGGCCAGCGGAAAAGGGGGGACGGGGAAGAGCACGGTTGCCGCGAACCTGGGCTACAGCCTCGCACAGGAGAGGGATGTGGTGCTCGTGGACTGCGATGTGGAGGAGCCGAATCTCCACCTCTTCTTTCAGGATGGGCGGAGCGAATCTCCCGTAACCACACCCGTTCCCGTCATCGACACCTCTGCATGCACCTTCTGCGGGAGGTGCGCGGAACAGTGCCGATACGGCGCGCTCCTGGTGCTGGAGAACGACATCCGGTTCTTCCGGGAGCTCTGCCATTCCTGCGGCGGCTGCTCTCTCGTATGCCCCACCGGGGCTGTTCGCGAGGAGATGGAGGCGGTGGGCAGGGTCTGGGAGTCCCGCCCCTTCCCGCATCTCCGCCTGATCAGCGGGGTCCTGGACGTGGGGGAGATCCACAGCACCCGCGTGATCCAGGCGGCAAAACAGGCAGCAGAGCCTGCCGGGCTGATCATCTACGATGCGCCGCCGGGCACCGCGTGCCCGGTCGTGGAGACCATGGAAGATTCGGACTTCTGCCTGCTGGTCACGGAGTCCACCCCCTTCGGGTTGCACGATCTGGAGCTCGCGGCAGCGGTCGCGAAGAAGCTCTGCGTCCCCGCGGGCGTGGTGATCAACCGCAGCGATGGGGATGATGCGGAGACGATGGCCGTATGCTCCCGGCACGACCTGCCCGTTCTGCTGCGCATCCCCTTTGACCGGAAGATCGCCGCCTGGCAGAACCGCGGGGAGCTCTTCGCCGTGCACATGCCGCAGTGGCAGGGGAGATTCACCGATCTCTACACGCGGATCCAGGATATCGCCGGGGGAAGCAGATGA
- a CDS encoding ATP-binding protein — translation MKQLAVISGKGGTGKTVITAALATVLPCSKVMADCDVDASNLELLLNPTVISTRSFYGMQCAAIDPGLCAGCGECAEICRFDAIVQNRDVYSVNPVRCEGCAVCTVVCPQQAITLQPRVAGAIYYSDTEWGPLSHARLEPGAGTSGLLVAEVKRQAIGEAGDRDLLLIDGPPGIGCPLISTISGADAVILATEPSVSALHDMERAVQVCRGFGVDTSVIVNKHTLDEAIANRIEGYCREQGLGILGRIPYDGQVIESIRHRRPVTLQDSPAASALREIGAAVAERLQDL, via the coding sequence ATGAAGCAGCTTGCCGTGATCAGCGGGAAGGGGGGTACGGGAAAGACGGTGATCACCGCCGCCCTCGCAACGGTCCTTCCCTGTTCGAAAGTGATGGCGGACTGCGACGTGGACGCATCCAACCTGGAACTTCTCCTCAACCCGACGGTGATCTCCACACGCTCGTTCTATGGCATGCAGTGTGCGGCGATCGACCCCGGTCTCTGTGCCGGATGCGGGGAGTGTGCAGAAATCTGTCGATTCGATGCCATAGTCCAGAATCGTGATGTCTATTCCGTGAACCCCGTCCGGTGCGAGGGGTGCGCCGTCTGCACGGTCGTATGCCCGCAGCAGGCAATTACCCTGCAGCCACGCGTCGCCGGCGCGATCTACTACTCCGACACGGAGTGGGGCCCCCTCTCTCACGCCCGCCTGGAACCGGGCGCCGGCACCAGCGGGCTGCTGGTCGCAGAGGTGAAGAGGCAGGCGATCGGGGAGGCGGGGGACCGTGACCTGCTGCTGATCGACGGTCCGCCGGGCATCGGCTGCCCCCTCATCTCCACCATCTCCGGCGCCGACGCGGTCATCCTCGCCACGGAGCCGAGCGTATCCGCCCTCCACGATATGGAGCGGGCGGTGCAGGTCTGCCGGGGATTCGGCGTGGACACCTCGGTGATCGTCAACAAGCATACCCTGGACGAGGCGATTGCGAACCGAATCGAGGGCTACTGCCGGGAGCAGGGGCTCGGGATTCTGGGGCGGATCCCGTATGACGGGCAGGTGATCGAGAGCATCCGCCACCGTCGCCCTGTCACCCTGCAGGACTCGCCTGCAGCGTCGGCCCTCCGCGAGATCGGAGCGGCGGTGGCCGAACGGCTGCAGGATCTCTGA
- a CDS encoding SagB/ThcOx family dehydrogenase, with protein sequence MKRIAICILLSILAATVLAAGCTGSLEESGLVPGADSTPAVTQATAMQGTDGGAAIQLPPPRQDSNASLERVLLTRRSVSRYRTDRPLALSEVSQLLWAAQGITGPEGRRTAPSAGRTYPLEVYVVAGNVNDLPAGIYHYLPDGHQLERLAEGDVRQALSAAALDQAEVREAPADIVITAFPERTRNFGDRAERYVFLEAGHAAQNVLLQAVALNLSSIPVGGFNDTRVRSVLSLAENQVPLYIMPVGTKA encoded by the coding sequence ATGAAACGTATTGCGATCTGTATTCTCCTGTCCATCCTGGCAGCTACTGTGCTCGCCGCGGGATGCACCGGCTCTCTCGAGGAGAGCGGTCTCGTGCCGGGAGCGGACTCCACGCCGGCGGTAACGCAGGCGACTGCCATGCAGGGAACGGACGGCGGGGCCGCCATCCAGCTGCCGCCGCCCCGCCAGGACAGCAACGCATCTCTGGAGCGGGTGCTGCTCACCCGCCGCTCGGTGAGCCGGTACCGGACCGATCGGCCGCTCGCCCTCTCGGAGGTGTCCCAGCTGCTCTGGGCCGCCCAGGGCATCACAGGCCCGGAGGGGCGCAGGACCGCCCCGTCCGCAGGGAGGACATACCCCCTGGAGGTCTACGTGGTCGCCGGGAACGTGAATGATCTCCCCGCCGGCATCTACCACTATCTGCCGGACGGGCACCAGCTGGAGAGGCTGGCGGAGGGCGACGTTCGGCAGGCGCTGAGTGCGGCGGCCCTGGACCAGGCGGAGGTGCGGGAGGCTCCGGCCGACATCGTCATCACGGCGTTCCCCGAGAGGACCCGCAACTTCGGGGACCGGGCGGAGCGGTACGTGTTCCTGGAGGCGGGGCATGCGGCCCAGAACGTCCTGCTGCAGGCGGTTGCCCTGAACCTCTCCAGCATACCCGTCGGGGGATTCAACGACACCCGGGTGCGGTCGGTGCTGAGCCTGGCAGAAAATCAGGTCCCGCTCTACATCATGCCGGTGGGAACAAAGGCCTGA